TATTGCGTTATGTAAGTTTACCGAATAGTTTTTGTGAAGGTTGAAATTCCGTCAACACCATGACCGTTCAAATGTTTAATAAATGCCGAGCCAATTATAGCTCCCTTGGCAGATTTGGTAGCCTGCTCAAAAGTTTCTGAATTACTGATGCCAAAACCTACGATTTGAGGGTTTTCTAGGTTCATATCTGCAATACGTTGAAAATAGGCTTGCTGTTCATCGCCAAAACCGGATTGAGATCCCGTAACACTGGCGGAACTTACCATATAAATAAACCCGTTGGAAACTGAATCGATAAAACGAATACGCTCTTCGGAAGTCTGTGGCGTTATCAAAAAGACATTGATGAGTCCATATTTTTCAAACGTTTCTTGGTACTCGTCATGATATACATCAACGGGTAAGTCGGGAATGATGAGTCCGTCTATACCTATTTCCTGGCATTTTTTACAGAAGGCTTCAACGCCATATTGAAGCATCGGGTTAAAATAGCCCATGATGATAAGTGGAATGGAAACCGACTTCCGAATATCTTTCAGTTGATCAAAAAGAATTTCGGTGGTCATACCGTTTTTAAGAGCCGCTGTGGAGCTTTGTTGAATCGTTGGGCCATCAGCCAAAGGGTCGCTGAAAGGAAGCCCTATTTCAATCATATCAATACCGTTTTTCTCTAGATTTTGTATGATTTCGACCGTATCACCCAATTTTGGATATCCTGCGGTAAAGTAGATCGAAAGGAGTTTCTCGTCTTCGTTTAATTTATTGTTGATTCTATTCGCCATAGTTTCAAATCTGTTTTTCCTTTTTAAATAGGATGGAGTAAGTTAGTCAAGAAAATACGTTATCATATTCATTAAACTTCCCCATGTATTTTATAGATTAAAATATTCAATATAGTTGTTGAGGTCTTTGTCACCACGACCCGATAGGTTGATGACCACAATATCTTCAGGTTTGAATTTTCGGCACTCAAGAATTGCAAGTGCATGTGAAGATTCAATAGCGGGAATAATACCTTCTGTCTTACATAAAAGCAATCCAGCATTCATGGCGTCCTCATCTGTAATCGATATAAATTCTCCACGACCGGATGCAAACAAATTGGCATGCATAGGTCCAACTCCGGGGTAATCCAACCCTGCAGAAATAGAATACGGTTCCGTAATCTGTCCGTCATTGGTCTGCATCAATAAGGTTTTGCTTCCGTGAATGATGCCCACTTTTCCCAAAGCAGATGTTGCGGCACTTTCACCGGTGTCAATTCCTTTTCCTGCAGCTTCAACTGCAATAATACCTACATCAGGATTGTCTAAATAATGGTAATAAGCTCCGGCGGCGTTACTTCCTCCACCAACACAAGCAACCACGTAATCGGGATTTTCACGACCTTCTTTTTCTTTTAGCTGCCATTTAATTTCTTCAGAAATAATAGATTGAAATCGTGCCACCATATCCGGGTAAGGGTGTGGCCCAACAACACTACCAATGATGTAGTGGGTGTCTACCGGGTTATTAATCCAATCACGAATAGCCTCATTGGTAGCATCTTTTAATGTTCGGCTACCTGAAAGTGCGGGTCTAACTTCTGCTCCTAGCATTTTCATACGTGCTACGTTAGGTGCCTGTCTGGCAATATCTATTTCGCCCATGTACACGATGCATTCAATGCCCATAAGTGCACAGACCGTTGCAGTTGCCACACCATGTTGGCCGGCGCCAGTTTCAGCAATGATTCTGTTTTTGCCCAATTTCTTGGCCATAAGAATCTGCCCGATAGTGTTATTTACCTTGTGGGCTCCTGTATGACAAAGGTCTTCTCGCTTTAGATAAATTTTGGTATTATATTTTTTTGAAAGTCTATCCGCAAAATAAAGTGGAGTAGGGCGCCCCACATAATCTTTAAGTAATTGGTCAAACTCTTCTTTAAAAGAAGGTTCTTCCATGATGCGAATATAGTTCTGTCTAAGTTCTTCCGTATTGGGGTAGAGCATTTCAGGAATAAATGCCCCTCCAAACTCCCCGTAATATCCTTTTTCGTCCGCTTGATACGTTTTCATAGTCATTCGTATTTTTACTTGATACTTAGTGCGCTCTTAAATTCTTTTACTTTCTTAACATCCTTTAGCCCAGGTTCTATTTCAAACTTACTGTTTACATCTATGGCGTGACAGTATTTGGCTTCCGGCCGCGTCATGAATTCTTTTAATGAGTCTACTTCATCTAAACCAATGCCCCCACTTAAGAAATAAGGTTTGGTAGACGGGTACTCTTTTAGAACACCCCAGTCAAAAGCATAACCGTTTCCTCCTGGTAGTTTTCCTTTGGTATCAAAAAGATAGAAATCACAAACAGATTCGTAAGGCAATAGAGCCTCAAAATCAAAATCATTTTTGATAGAGAGTACTTTTATAATCTGTATTTGATTTACTCTTTTTTTAAGCTCGGCACAATATTCAGGGGTTTCTTTACCATGCAATTGCACCAACAAAAGGTTATAATCTTCAATTCGTTCCAATACCGTTTGAATAGCCGCGTCAACAAATACACCCACTTTTTTTATGGTATGAGGCACAGCTGCCATAGGCCCTGAAAAATGACGTTTTGATTTATCCCAAAAAATAAAACCTAAATAATCGGGTTTTAAACCGGCAATTTCGGATGTATTTTTTTTCATACCACAGACCTTCAATTTCAAGGGTGCCGTTTCCACGGTAGAAGGCCGCTCTTTTTTGGTAGAATAGTTATAGTCCATTTTAGCCATTGCTGTTGGGTCGCAATTACGACAATTGTTTTATGAATTTCTTGGCATTCTCGCCAGGGTTATCCGTTTTCATGAAATTTTCTCCAATCAAAAAACCTTTATAACCGTAAGGTTTTAAATCCTTAATGGCCTCTACGGAACTGATTCCACTTTCTGAAACTTTAACAAACTCATCGGGAATAAGTGATGAAAGCGATTTGCTTGTTTCTAAACTAACCTCAAAAGTCTTTAAGTTTCGGTTGTTTACACCCAACATATCTAGACTGGGCATGATGCTTTTATGTAGTTCGGCTTCGTTGTGTACTTCTAACAATACGTCTAAACCAAGGCTTTTTGCGAGCTCCGAAAATGTTTTTATTTCTTCTTTGGATAGAATAGCGGCTATCAAAAGAATAACATCTGCGCCGTGCGCTCTGGCCTCTA
This genomic interval from Zobellia roscoffensis contains the following:
- the trpA gene encoding tryptophan synthase subunit alpha → MANRINNKLNEDEKLLSIYFTAGYPKLGDTVEIIQNLEKNGIDMIEIGLPFSDPLADGPTIQQSSTAALKNGMTTEILFDQLKDIRKSVSIPLIIMGYFNPMLQYGVEAFCKKCQEIGIDGLIIPDLPVDVYHDEYQETFEKYGLINVFLITPQTSEERIRFIDSVSNGFIYMVSSASVTGSQSGFGDEQQAYFQRIADMNLENPQIVGFGISNSETFEQATKSAKGAIIGSAFIKHLNGHGVDGISTFTKTIR
- the trpB gene encoding tryptophan synthase subunit beta; amino-acid sequence: MKTYQADEKGYYGEFGGAFIPEMLYPNTEELRQNYIRIMEEPSFKEEFDQLLKDYVGRPTPLYFADRLSKKYNTKIYLKREDLCHTGAHKVNNTIGQILMAKKLGKNRIIAETGAGQHGVATATVCALMGIECIVYMGEIDIARQAPNVARMKMLGAEVRPALSGSRTLKDATNEAIRDWINNPVDTHYIIGSVVGPHPYPDMVARFQSIISEEIKWQLKEKEGRENPDYVVACVGGGSNAAGAYYHYLDNPDVGIIAVEAAGKGIDTGESAATSALGKVGIIHGSKTLLMQTNDGQITEPYSISAGLDYPGVGPMHANLFASGRGEFISITDEDAMNAGLLLCKTEGIIPAIESSHALAILECRKFKPEDIVVINLSGRGDKDLNNYIEYFNL
- a CDS encoding phosphoribosylanthranilate isomerase; translated protein: MKKNTSEIAGLKPDYLGFIFWDKSKRHFSGPMAAVPHTIKKVGVFVDAAIQTVLERIEDYNLLLVQLHGKETPEYCAELKKRVNQIQIIKVLSIKNDFDFEALLPYESVCDFYLFDTKGKLPGGNGYAFDWGVLKEYPSTKPYFLSGGIGLDEVDSLKEFMTRPEAKYCHAIDVNSKFEIEPGLKDVKKVKEFKSALSIK
- the trpC gene encoding indole-3-glycerol phosphate synthase TrpC — its product is MNILDKIVADKHKEVGLKKSIIPISQLEKSVLFSRQTVSLSNALRNSDSGIIAEHKRRSPSKSEINQSLNVQDVARGYEDAGVCGMSVLTDGKYFGGSLDDLLLARAAVQMPLLRKEFIINEYQILEARAHGADVILLIAAILSKEEIKTFSELAKSLGLDVLLEVHNEAELHKSIMPSLDMLGVNNRNLKTFEVSLETSKSLSSLIPDEFVKVSESGISSVEAIKDLKPYGYKGFLIGENFMKTDNPGENAKKFIKQLS